Proteins encoded in a region of the Zea mays cultivar B73 chromosome 2, Zm-B73-REFERENCE-NAM-5.0, whole genome shotgun sequence genome:
- the LOC103647308 gene encoding histone-lysine N-methyltransferase family member SUVH2 — MPREGLGNFGAEEEARDGGQEGLVTEMDVEESSPSSSPMSSPAGSSDSIDLNFLPFLKREPKSEPSSPELGPLPLPVSLTQTPPQQHAAAAAPATEASVPPPPATPDLSSASMMTPLQSLPPNPDEDSLLREYYRLARLYLSSAGSGAIVPTPAPEAAAPAVVQSGAGSVVKKRRPRSSELVRVSSLGVQDQIYFRDLVRRARITFECLRGLLLRDDERAESLGLAGAAGFGVARDRRRARADMRAAALMADHDLWLNRDRRIVGPMPGISVGDAFFFRMELCVLGLHGQVQAGIDYVSAGRSASGEPIATSIIVSGGYEDDDDHGDVLVYTGHGGRDPNLHKHCVDQKLEGGNLALERSMAYGIEIRVIRAVKSRRSPIGKVYFYDGLYKVVDYWLDRGKSGFGVYKYKMLRIEGQEPMGTVNYRAAEQLKVDVFAVRPTGYFSFDISMGRETLPVALYNDVDDDQDPLLFEYLTRPIFPTSAVQGKFAEGGGGGGCDCAEICSIGCNCAGRNGGEFAYNKTGTLLRGKPLVYECGPYCRCPPSCPNRVSQKGLQHRLEVFRSRETGWGVRSLDLIKAGTFICEFSGIVLTHQQSEVMAANGDCLVRPNRFPPRWLDWGDISDVYPDYVAPDHPVIPELNFAIDVSRARNVACYFSHSCSPNVFIQFVLFDHYNVSYPHLMIFAMENIPPLRELSIDYGMVDEWTGQLTM, encoded by the coding sequence ATGCCCCGCGAGGGTTTGGGGAATTTTGgagcggaggaggaggcgagggatGGTGGACAGGAAGGTTTGGTTACGGAAATGGATGTGGAGGAATCCTCGCCGTCTTCGTCGCCGATGTCGTCTCCGGCCGGGTCGTCAGATTCCATAGACCTCAACTTCCTGCCGTTTCTCAAGAGGGAGCCCAAATCGGAGCCGTCGTCACCAGAGCTCGGGCCCCTGCCGCTGCCTGTCTCCCTCACCCAGACGCCGCCGCAGCAGCATGCAGCGGCGGCGGCTCCAGCAACTGAGGCCTCGGTGCCTCCGCCTCCGGCGACTCCTGACCTCTCGTCCGCGTCGATGATGACCCCGCTGCAGTCGCTGCCGCCTAACCCAGACGAGGACTCGCTCCTTCGGGAGTACTACCGCCTTGCGAGACTATATCTCTCGTCTGCGGGGTCCGGGGCGATCGTCCCGACACCGGCACCGGAGGCGGCCGCACCGGCGGTGGTACAGTCCGGGGCCGGGTCCGTCGTGAAAAAGCGCCGGCCGCGGTCATCGGAGCTCGTGCGGGTCTCCTCGCTCGGTGTGCAGGATCAGATCTACTTCCGCGACCTCGTGCGCCGGGCGCGCATCACTTTCGAGTGCCTCCGCGGGCTGCTACTCAGGGACGACGAGCGTGCTGAGTCCCTCGGCCTCGCTGGTGCCGCCGGGTTTGGCGTTGCCAGGGACCGGCGCCGCGCCCGCGCAGACATGCGTGCCGCAGCGCTCATGGCAGACCACGACCTCTGGCTCAATCGCGACCGCCGCATCGTGGGGCCGATGCCTGGGATCTCGGTTGGTGACGCTTTCTTCTTCCGCATGGAGCTCTGCGTGCTTGGCCTCCATGGCCAGGTACAGGCAGGAATTGATTATGTCAGTGCAGGGAGGTCGGCCTCTGGGGAGCCTATAGCCACATCTATAATTGTATCTGGTGGGTATGAGGATGATGACGATCATGGCGACGTACTTGTGTACACTGGGCATGGCGGCCGGGATCCCAACCTCCACAAGCATTGCGTCGATCAGAAGCTGGAGGGTGGCAATCTTGCCCTCGAGCGCAGCATGGCTTATGGTATTGAGATTCGTGTAATCCGTGCCGTCAAATCAAGACGAAGCCCTATTGGTAAGGTATACTTCTATGATGGCCTCTACAAAGTTGTTGACTACTGGCTCGACCGTGGGAAATCTGGGTTTGGTGTTTATAAGTATAAAATGCTGCGCATTGAGGGCCAAGAACCCATGGGTACTGTGAATTATCGAGCAGCTGAACAACTTAAGGTGGATGTGTTTGCTGTAAGGCCAACAGGTTATTTCAGCTTTGATATCTCCATGGGCCGAGAGACCTTGCCAGTTGCACTCTATAATGATGTTGACGATGATCAGGACCCACTCTTATTTGAGTATCTAACACGGCCAATTTTTCCTACCTCTGCTGTCCAGGGGAAATTTGCtgagggtggtggtggtggtggttgtgaTTGTGCTGAGATTTGCTCAATTGGATGTAACTGTGCAGGAAGGAATGGTGGCGAGTTTGCATATAATAAGACTGGAACCCTGCTACGAGGCAAGCCACTAGTATATGAGTGTGGGCCATATTGCAGGTGCCCACCTAGTTGTCCTAACAGGGTTAGTCAGAAGGGGCTTCAACATAGGCTTGAGGTATTCCGGTCAAGGGAGACTGGGTGGGGAGTTCGTTCTTTGGATCTCATTAAGGCTGGCACATTCATTTGTGAGTTCAGTGGGATTGTCCTTACTCACCAGCAGTCAGAGGTCATGGCAGCGAATGGTGATTGCTTGGTGCGTCCAAATAGGTTCCCTCCAAGGTGGTTGGATTGGGGTGATATATCTGATGTGTACCCTGATTATGTGGCGCCAGACCATCCTGTTATTCCTGAGTTAAACTTTGCAATTGACGTGTCAAGGGCAAGGAATGTGGCATGCTATTTCAGCCACAGTTGCAGTCCAAACGTGTTTATCCAGTTTGTGCTGTTTGATCATTACAATGTGTCTTACCCCCACCTAATGATCTTTGCCATGGAAAACATTCCACCATTGAGGGAACTAAGCATCGACTATGGGATGGTTGATGAATGGACTGGACAATTAACCATGTAG